A genomic segment from Lutzomyia longipalpis isolate SR_M1_2022 chromosome 3, ASM2433408v1 encodes:
- the LOC129793763 gene encoding muscle calcium channel subunit alpha-1 isoform X3: MTGKEGAGGAIDDLSGVTGPEKGRDCDNCVGLSEKESDQVAAEWEKRESISRKRDTDSVRSRLFRRRAGGSCVSASVSGVWQTTLGVTTAMTTAAAAVSLEGVGPEAPPPPMTSEDGAQAAPKGAPKRPVRRSGKPPPDRPVRALFCLGLKNPIRKLCIDIVEWKPFEYLILLTIFANCVALAVYTPYPNSDSNTTNAALEKIEYVFLVIFTAECVMKLIAYGFLLHPGAYLRNGWNLLDFTIVVIGMISTALSNLMKEGFDVKALRAFRVLRPLRLVSGVPSLQVVLNSILRAMIPLLHIALLVLFVIIIYAIVGLELFSGKMHKTCFDNSTGLPMDDPHPCGEDGFRCESIGLVCRYYWEGPNSGITNFDNFGLAMLTVFQCVTLEGWTDVMYDIEDAMGNTWQWAYFISMVILGAFFVMNLILGVLSGEFSKERTKAKNRGDFQKLREKQQIEDDLKGYLDWITQAEDIEPEAESSMIHADGGIKTKGGEPGGAPLDSTEQLGEEVDAKQESWMRKRKKSLERVNRRLRRACRKAVKSQAFYWLIIVLVFLNTGVLATEHYNQPPWLDDFQEVTNMFFVALFTMEMVLKMYSLGFQGYFVSLFNRFDCFVVIGSIGEMVLTNTHVMPPLGVSVLRCVRLLRVFKVTKYWRALSNLVASLLNSIQSIASLLLLLFLFIVIFALLGMQVFGGKFNFDNTVDKPRSNFDSFWQSLLTVFQILTGEDWNMVMYDGIKAYGGVASIGIMACIYFIILFICGNYILLNVFLAIAVDNLADADSLTTIEKEEGAEEGEEAKVPNTKPSRSPSPILDDLGDLGDEFDVTENFSEHEEETISETRIRLQEEEEFEEEEEEEEVTHEVTARPRRLSDVSIKKVKKAIPRGKAFFLIPHTNRFRVFCHWLCNHSHFGNIILACIMFSSAMLAAEDPLNAGSERNQILNHFDYFFTAVFTIELLLKLISYGFIFHKGAFCRSAFNLLDLLVVCVSLISIFFSSGAISVVKILRVLRVLRPLRAINRAKGLKHVVQCVIVAVKTIGNIVLVTCLLQFMFAVIGVQLFKGKFNRCSDGSKTIESECHGTYLVFENGNVDKPVLQERSWSRNRFHFDDVSKAMLTLFTVSTFEGWPGLLYVSIDSNEEDFGPIHNFRPIVAAYYIIYIIIIAFFMVNIFVGFVIVTFQNEGEQEYKNCDLDKNQRNCIEFALKAKPVRRYIPKHRIQYKVWWFVTSQPFEYTIFILIMINTITLAMKFYRQPDLYTEILDVANMVFTAVFALEFVFKLAAFRFKNYFGDAWNVFDFIIVLGSFIDIVYSEVNVRQGVKPGSSIISINFFRLFRVMRLVKLLARGEGIRTLLWTFIKSFQALPYVALLIVMLFFIYAVIGMQVFGKIALDSETSIHRNNNFQTFPQAVLVLFRSATGEAWQDIMMDCSSRPGEVNCDDRSDDRGSKEGCGSSIAFPYFISFYVLCSFLIINLFVAVIMDNFDYLTRDWSILGPHHLDEFIRLWSEYDPDAKGRIKHLDVVTLLRKISPPLGFGKLCPHRVACKRLVSMNMPLNSDGTVLFNATLFAVVRTSLKIKTEGNIDEANAELRATIKQIWKRTSPKLLDQVVPPPGVEDEVTVGKFYATFLIQDYFRRFKKRKEQEQRDGDRDHNATMTLQAGLRTLHEAGPELKRAISGNLDELAEEPEPMHRRNHSLFGTVWSSIRRRSGAPPVRKIPDSTATTNGLNHVQRPPPAPEPQESVEQFHMRPLLIANTPTQPMIAEDPATPILLPVQTRAPPPPERLRRIASGLKLANQTMFVAGFAPEAIEMHTMPHDHLPNHRASFHGRATSELNGSATAERLVHSTPGSPQERRMGSTEVIGSAESLVGRVLVEQGLGKYCDADFVRYTSREMQEALEMTKEEMDYAAHELLQRNPKRPDAPL, translated from the exons ATGACGGGCAAAGAGGGCGCCGGGGGCGCCATTGATGATCTTTCAGGTGTCACAGGGCCCGAGAAGGGGAGAGACTGTGACAATTGCGTGGGTTTGAGCGAGAAGGAGAGTGACCAAGTAGCAGCAGAGTGGGAGAAGCGGGAG TCTATTTCGCGGAAGCGCGACACAGATAGCGTCAGGTCGCGCCTTTTCCGCCGTCGTGCGGGTGGCTCGTGCGTGAGCGCGAGCGTTAGTGGCGTATGGCAGACAACGCTAGGCGTCACAACAGCTATGACAACGGCTGCAGCGGCCGTAAGCCTCGAGGGTGTGGGCCCCGAggcaccaccacccccaatgACCAGTGAAGATGGTGCTCAGGCTGCACCGAAAGGTGCACCCAAACGCCCGGTGCGACGCTCAGGGAAACCACCCCCGGATCGTCCTGTGCGTGCACTCTTCTGCCTCGGACTAAAGAATCCAATTCGGAAGCTCTGCATTGATATCGTTGAATGGaa gCCCTTTGAGTACCTAATTCTGCTGACAATCTTTGCCAATTGTGTGGCTCTGGCCGTTTACACACCGTACCCCAATTCGGATTCAAATACCACAAATGCAGCTCTCGAGAAGATTGAGTACGTCTTCCTGGTGATCTTTACGGCAGAATGTGTGATGAAGTTGATTGCATATGGATTCCTCCTGCATCCCGGTGCATACTTGAGGAATGGATGGAATTTGCTGGATTTTACCATTGTTGTCATTGGTATGATAAGTACAGCTCTGTCGAATCTCATGAAGGAGGGCTTCGACGTGAAAGCCCTACGAGCATTTCGTGTCCTCAGGCCACTCAGACTTGTCTCCGGTGTCCCAAGTCTGCAGGTTGTTCTCAATTCAATCCTCCGTGCTATGATCCCATTGCTACACATTGCCCTGCTCGTGCTATTCGTGATCATCATCTATGCCATCGTCGGTTTGGAGCTCTTCAGTGGGAAAATGCACAAAACATGCTTCGACAACAGCACTGGCTTACCCATGGATGATCCCCATCCATGTGGTGAAGATGGCTTCAGATGCGAGAGTATTGGGCTTGTTTGCAG ATATTACTGGGAAGGACCAAATTCTGGCATAACAAACTTCGATAATTTCGGTCTGGCAATGCTGACTGTCTTCCAGTGCGTCACCTTGGAAGGCTGGACAGATGTGATGTATGACATTGAGGATGCCATGGGGAATACGTGGCAGTGGGCATACTTCATCAGTATGGTCATCTTGGGTGCATTCTTTGTCATGAATCTCATTCTCGGTGTGTTGAGTGGTGAATTCAGTAAGGAACGTACAAAGGCCAAGAATCGCGGTGACTTCCAAAAATTGCGGGAAAAGCAACAAATTGAGGATGATCTCAAGGGATACCTAGACTGGATAACTCAGGCTGAAGATATTGAACCAGAAGCTGAATCATCCATGATTCATGCAGATGGGGGTATTAAg ACAAAAGGAGGGGAACCAGGAGGTGCTCCTTTGGACTCAACAGAGCAACTTGGTGAGGAAGTGGATGCAAAGCAAGAATCATGGATgcgaaagaggaaaaaaagtttagaacGTGTAAATAGGCGTCTAAGGAGAGCCTGTAGGAAGGCAGTTAAATCTCAAGCCTTCTACTGGCTCATTATTGTTCTTGTTTTCCTCAATACGGGTGTCCTTGCCACAGAACACTACAACCAGCCACCATGGTTGGATGACTTCCAAG AGGTCACGAATATGTTCTTCGTGGCGCTTTTCACAATGGAGATGGTCTTGAAGATGTACAGCTTAGGCTTCCAGGGCTACTTTGTGTCGCTGTTCAATCGCTTTGATTGCTTCGTGGTGATTGGGAGTATTGGTGAGATGGTCCTAACCAATACGCACGTTATGCCACCATTGGGTGTCTCCGTGCTGCGATGCGTTCGACTGTTGCGCGTGTTCAAAGTTACAAAATACTGGCGTGCCCTTTCGAATCTCGTAGCATCGCTCCTGAACTCCATTCAGTCAATTGCAAGTCTCCTGTTGCTACTCTTCCTCTTCATTGTGATCTTTGCCCTGCTGGGGATGCAGGTGTTTGGAGGGAAGTTTAACTTTGACAACACCGTTGATAAGCCACGATCCAACTTCGACAGCTTCTGGCAGAGTTTGCTGACTGTCTTCCAAATCCTAACGGGTGAGGATTGGAATATGGTCATGTACGATGGGATTAAAGCCTATGGCGGAGTAGCTTCGATAGGCATCATGGCTTGTATCTACTTTATCATTCTCTTCATTTGCGGCAATT ATATTCTACTGAACGTCTTCTTGGCCATTGCTGTGGACAACTTGGCTGATGCGGATTCATTGACAACAATTGAAAAGGAAGAAGGTGCCGAGGAGGGAGAAGAAGCCAAAGTACCCAATACCAAACCCTCACGCAGCCCATCACCGATCCTTGATGATCTAGGAGATCTTGGCGATGAATTTGATGTGACTGAGAATTT CTCCGAGCATGAGGAAGAGACAATCAGTGAGACACGCATAAGGCTACAGGAGGAGGAGGAATTCGAAGAGGAGGAAGAAG AAGAGGAGGTAACGCATGAGGTAACAGCAAGGCCCAGGAGACTGTCTGATGTGAGCATTAAGAAGGTCAAGAAGGCCATTCCACGGGGAAAAGCCTTCTTCCTTATTCCCCATACAAACAG ATTTCGCGTATTCTGCCATTGGCTCTGCAATCACAGCCATTTTGGGAATATTATCTTGGCATGCATCATGTTCTCATCCGCCATGTTGGCTGCTGAAGATCCCCTAAATGCTGGAAGTGAACGCAATCAAATTCTAAATCATTTTGACTACTTCTTCACGGCTGTCTTCACAATTGAGCTTCTACTGAAACTCATCTCGTACGGTTTTATCTTCCACAAGGGTGCTTTTTGCCGTTCAGCCTTCAATCTGTTGGATCTTCTTGTTGTCTGTGTCTCACTCATATCCATCTTCTTCAG cTCTGGCGCCATTTCTGTCGTGAAGATTCTTCGAGTTTTGCGTGTTCTACGTCCCTTGAGGGCCATCAATCGGGCTAAAGGACTCAAG CACGTCGTACAATGCGTTATCGTAGCCGTTAAGACAATCGGGAATATAGTTCTCGTGACATGTCTCCTCCAGTTCATGTTCGCTGTCATTGGCGTACAATTGTTCAAG GGAAAATTCAATCGTTGCTCCGACGGCTCAAAAACCATTGAATCTGAATGCCACGGGACGTATCTTGTCTTTGAGAATGGGAATGTCGATAAGCCCGTACTGCAGGAGAGAAGTTGGTCAAGGAATCGTTTTCACTTTGACGATGTCTCCAAAGCCATGTTAACACTCTTCACGGTGTCCACGTTTGAAGGATGGCCAGG TCTTCTCTACGTGTCAATCGATTCAAATGAGGAGGATTTTGGACCAATACACAACTTCCGTCCAATCGTGGCAGCATACTACATAATCTACATCATTATTATTGCATTCTTCATGGTTAACATCTTCGTGGGTTTCGTTATTGTCACCTTTCAAAATGAGGGTGAGCAGGAGTACAAGAATTGCGACTTGGACAAAAATCAGCGgaattgcattgaatttgcattgaaaGCCAAACCCGTTAGAAGATATATACCGAAACATCGGATTCAGTACAAAGTTTGGTGGTTTGTTACATCGCAACCCTTTGAGTACACCATCTTCATTCTCATCATGATCAACACCATAACGCTCGCAATGAAATTCTACCGACAACCTGATCTCTATACGGAAATTCTCGATGTTGCCAATATGGTCTTTACGGCTGTTTTTGCATTGGAGTTTGTCTTCAAATTAGCTGCCTTCAGATTTAAG AATTACTTTGGAGATGCATGGAACGTCTTTGACTTCATTATCGTCCTTGGGAGTTTCATTGACATTGTTTACTCGGAAGTTAATGTAAGGCAAGGTGTTAAG CCCGGTTCGAGCATAATTTCGATAAATTTCTTCAGATTATTTCGTGTAATGCGCCTCGTGAAGCTGTTAGCACGTGGCGAGGGCATACGAACACTTCTGTGGACATTTATAAAATCCTTTCAGGCACTCCCGTATGTTGCCTTGCTCATTGTAATGCTGTTCTTCATTTATGCCGTAATCGGGATGCAGGTGTTCGGGAAGATTGCATTGGATAGTGAAACATCCATTCATCGGAATAACAATTTCCAAACTTTCCCCCAAGCTGTTTTAGTTCTCTTTAGATCAGCCACGGGTGAGGCATGGCAGGACATCATGATGGACTGCAGCTCACGCCCCGGGGAGGTTAATTGTGACGATAGGTCAGATGATAGAGGTTCCAAGGAGGGATGTGGATCCAGTATTGCTTTTCCATACTTTATCTCTTTCTACGTACTCTGCTCGtttttg aTTATTAATCTATTCGTGGCCGTTATTATGGACAATTTTGACTATTTAACACGCGATTGGTCTATTCTGGGACCCCATCATTTGGATGAATTCATAAGGCTGTGGAGCGAATACGATCCAGATGCAAAAGGTCGCATAAAGCATTTGGATGTCGTAACGTTACTCAGGAAGATAAGCCCACCACTTGGTTTTGGTAAGCTCTGCCCCCATCGTGTTGCCTGCAAGCGTCTCGTCAGTATGAATATGCCGCTAAATAGTGATGGGACGGTGCTGTTTAACGCCACGTTGTTTGCCGTTGTGCGGACATCGCTGAAAATTAAAACGGAGGGCAATATTGATGAGGCAAATGCCGAACTGAGGGCAACCATTAAACAAATATGGAAGCGCACAAGCCCAAAATTGTTGGATCAAGTTGTCCCACCACCTGGGGTGGAGGATGAGGTGACAGTGGGAAAATTCTATGCCACTTTCCTCATTCAGGACTACTTTAGGCGTTTCAAGAAGCGCAAAGAGCAGGAACAGAGAGATGGTGATCGTGATCACAATGCCACCATGACACTACAAGCTGGCCTACGGACACTCCATGAAGCTGGACCTGAACTCAAGAGAGCCATCTCGGGGAATCTCGATGAATTGGCTGAAGAACCAGAACCAATGCATCGG CGCAATCACTCTCTCTTTGGGACTGTTTGGTCGTCCATAAGACGACGCTCGGGGGCGCCTCCGGTGCGAAAAATTCCGGATAGTACGGCAACAACAAATGGTCTCAATCACGTGCAGCGTCCACCACCAGCACCAGAACCCCAGGAATCTGTGGAGCAATTCCACATGAGACCCCTTCTTATTGCCAACACCCCCAC GCAACCGATGATCGCAGAAGATCCAGCCACACCGATTTTATTACCCGTACAGACACgagcaccaccaccaccggaACGACTGAGGCGGATAGCGAGTGGCCTCAAATTGGCAAATCAAACAATGTTTGTTGCGGGATTTGCACCTGAGGCCATTGAGATGCATACAATGCCGCACGATCACCTGCCGAATCATAGGGCATCATTCCATGGACGAG CCACGAGTGAGCTAAACGGAAGTGCTACAGCTGAGAGACTCGTCCACTCAACACCAGGATCCCCACAGGAGCGTCGAATGGGTTCAACAGAGGTCATTGGATCTGCTGAGAGTCTTGTCGGCAGA GTGCTAGTGGAACAGGGTCTTGGGAAGTACTGCGATGCCGATTTCGTACGATACACATCCCGTGAAATGCAAGAGGCGCTGGAAATGACAAAGGAGGAAATGGATTATGCAGCTCATGAACTCCTACAGCGTAACCCCAAGCGCCCCGATGCTCCTTTATAG